In Acanthopagrus latus isolate v.2019 chromosome 16, fAcaLat1.1, whole genome shotgun sequence, one DNA window encodes the following:
- the rpl13a gene encoding 60S ribosomal protein L13a: MADRFNKVLLLDGRGHLLGRLAALVAKQVLLGHKVVVVRCEGINISGNFYRNKLKYLAFLRKRMNTNPSRGPYHFRAPSRIFWRTVRGMLPHKTKRGQAALERLKVFDGIPPPYDKRKRMVVPAALKIVRLKPTRKFALLGRLAHEVGWKYQAITATLEEKRKEKAKLRYAKKKTVNKLTKVAEKNVEAKISKYTDVLKQYGVLV, encoded by the exons ATGGCGGACCGGTTCAATAAG GTTCTGCTGCTTGATGGCAGGGGCCATCTACTGGGCCGGCTCGCTGCCCTTGTAGCTAAACAGGTTCTGCTGG gACACAAAGTGGTGGTGGTAAGATGCGAAGGCATCAACATCTCCGGCAACTTCTACCGCAACAAGC TGAAGTACCTGGCTTTCCTGCGTAAGAGGATGAACACCAACCCTTCTCGTGGACCCTACCACTTCAGAGCTCCCAGCAGGATCTTCTGGAGGACTGTCAGGG GCATGCTGCCCCACAAAACCAAGAGGGGACAGGCTGCTCTGGAGAGGCTGAAGGTGTTTGACGGTATCCCTCCACCCTATGACAAG AGGAAGCGCATGGTTGTTCCAGCTGCTCTTAAGATTGTGCGTCTGAAGCCCACTCGCAAG TTCGCTCTTCTTGGGCGTCTGGCTCACGAGGTCGGCTGGAAGTACCAGGCCATCACAGCCAccctggaggagaagagaaaggagaaggcCAAGCTCCGCTACGCCAAGAAAAAGACAGTGAACAAGCTGACCAAGGTGGCAGAAAAGAACGTTGAGGCCAAGATTTCAAAGTACACAGACGTTCTGAAACAATATGGAGTCCTCGTCTGA
- the atp5if1b gene encoding ATPase inhibitor B, mitochondrial: protein MARFLRPNIRSFVTSQLRMSSDQLGELGKGAGKGGGGGGSIREAGGAMGKKQAAEEEMYFKRKEQEQLAALKQHHQEEIDHHKKEIERLQREIDRHKGKIRKLKHDD, encoded by the exons ATGGCGAGGTTTTTGAGGCCTAACATCAGGAGCTTTGTCACCTCACAGCTGAGAATGTCATCCGACCAG CTGGGTGAGCTGGGTAAAGGTGCAGGTAAAGGTGGTGGCGGTGGAGGGTCCATCAGAGAAGCAGGTGGAGCCATGGGGAAGAAGcaggctgctgaggaggagatgtACTTCAa GCGtaaggagcaggagcagctggcTGCACTGAAGCAGCACCACCAGGAGGAAATCGACCACCACAAGAAAGAAATTGAACGTCTGCAGCGTGAGATCGACCGCCACAAGGGAAAGATCAGGAAGCTGAAGCACGATGACTGA
- the zmpste24 gene encoding CAAX prenyl protease 1 homolog: MVESIFDLPVEKQIFYAVLGFSWTVYLWEAYLSYRQRRIYRSTTHVPQELGKIMDSETFEKSRLYQLDKSNFSFWSGLYSETEGTLILLLGGIPFLWAVAGSVTTRFGFGAEYEITQSLVFLTLATLFSAFTGLPWSLYNTFVIEEKHGFNQQTLGFFLKDAVKKFLVTQCILLPVTSLLLYIIKIGGDYFFIYAWLFTLAVSLVLVTIYADYIAPLFDKFTPLPEGELKTDIETMAKSISFPLTKVYVVEGSKRSSHSNAYFYGFFKNKRIVLFDTLLEDYSPLNKSGEPQPEQPETDDTSSSESKAKPKNKKQGCNNPEILAVLGHELGHWKLGHTVKNIIISQMNSFLCFSLFAVLIGRKELFVAFGFNDSQPTLIGLMIIFQFIFSPYNELLSFCLTVLSRRFEFQADAFARGMGKASELYSALIKLNKDNLGFPVADWLFSMWHYSHPPLLERLRALGSVKQD; encoded by the exons atGGTTGAATCGATATTTGACCTCCCGGTGGAAAAGCAGATATTTTATGCTGTTTTGGGGTTTTCGTGGACGGTGTATTTATGGGAGGCATACCTTTCTTACAGACAG AGGAGGATATACAGATCAACTACACATGTGCCACAGGAACTAGGGAAGATCATggattcagaaacatttgagaagTCACGTCTTTATCAGCTGGATAAGAGCAACTTCAGCTTTTGGTCTGGACTCTATTCTGAGACCGAAGGGACG TTGATCCTGCTCCTGGGTGGAATCCCATTTCTGTGGGCCGTCGCTGGTTCTGTGACAACTCGCTTTGGATTTGGTGCAGAGTACGAGATCACCCAGTCGCTCGTGTTTCTGACCCTGGCCACTCTGTTCAGTGCCTTCACTGGACTTCCCTGGAGTTTGTACAACACATTTGTGATTGAGGAGAAGCACGGCTTTAACCAGCAG ACGCTAGGGTTCTTCCTTAAGGATGCTGTTAAGAAGTTTTTGGTGACCCAGTGTATCCTGCTGCCCGTCACCTCACTGCTCCTGTACATCATCAAGATTGGCGGGGACTACTTTTTCATCTATGCGTGGCTTTTCACCCTGGCTGTTTCTCTG GTGCTGGTGACAATCTACGCGGACTACATCGCTCCGCTGTTTGACAAGTTCACTCCTCTGCCTGAAGGAGAGCTGAAGACAGATATTGAGACTATGGCCAAGAGTATAAGCTTCCCCCTCACTAAGGTTTATGTAGTTGAAG GTTCCAAGCGTTCGTCACACAGCAATGCATACTTCTATGGGTTCTTCAAGAACAAACGCATTGTGCTGTTCGACACTCTGCTGGAAGACTACTCGCCTCTCAACAAGTCTGGAGAGCCACAACCCGAGCAGCCAGAAACCGATGATACGTCATCCAGCGAATCAAAAGCCAAGCCCAAG AACAAGAAGCAAGGATGCAACAACCCAGAGATCCTTGCAGTCCTCGGTCATGAGCTTGGCCACTGGAAGCTCGGCCATACAGTCAAGAATATCATCATCAGTCAG atgAATTCCTTCTTGTGTTTCTCCCTGTTTGCTGTTCTGATTGGACGTAAGGAGCTGTTTGTGGCTTTTGGCTTCAATGACAGCCAGCCCACATTAATAGGCTTGATGATTATCTTCCAGTTCATCTTCTCCCCGTACAATGAG cttctgtcattctgtctgacAGTCCTGAGTCGCAGGTTTGAGTTCCAGGCAGATGCCTTCGCACGCGGCATGGGCAAAGCCTCCGAGCTCTACTCTGCCCTCATTAAGCTCAACAAGGACAACCTTGGGTTCCCTGTGGCTGACTGGTTGTTCTCCATGTGGCACTactcccaccctcccctcctgGAGCGCCTCAGAGCACTGGGAAGCGTCAAGCAGGACTGA